TTGGTTGGCTTGAGCACGGGACAGTGTTTCACCgtgctcccatatggtctagcggttaggattcctggttttcacccaggcggcccgggttcgactcccggtatgggaaggTGTCCCTTTTGCCTTCTGCTTTCCAAAGCACCCTCACCGTGTACTAAGGAGCCGCATTAAGACCACTCGAACGCTTACCAAACGTCTGAGAAgaggggcgcttgtttccatgCGGTTGATCTTCATCTCTGAGTCAACCCACTTTAACAGTGAGTAAATCCTGACCTCTTGTGGTGTTGATCTGTAATGCATGTGGTGGCCCAAGCACTCCTAAGCATCTTCATCAGGCTGTTGTCCTACGGCGCGCTGTTCCTACGATCACAGTGgagctgtgtactgtatgtcatatcaATAACGTGATTATTACTTGAATAATAAGTGTATTATGATATATCCCTCTGCTTGCTATTCTTAATGATCCATGATGAGTGAGACATTTTTGTTTGTACGctatttattgtatttactaCAGAATTTATAGTTCCAAACCACCCGGCTACATCAGAAATCAGATTGTGCCTTGACCGTGACAGACGACCGTGGGTTATACACAGCCTCAAAACTGTCTGATCCCCACAGCAGGCATCCCATACTTCCAGCACAGATCCGCTCACTCTCGCGGGCACTTGGTTCCGGGTTCCAGGGGAGTGTTGAATCGGGTCAACTCACGGGGTGGAGGTGATCTCCGATCCGGACAGAATCCAGAACCCGTTCAACACCCCCGGCGCCGTGGAAACTCAAGGGCGTTTTCTATCACAACCCCCCAGTAAACCAGCTCCTCAGAGTTCTTATTTACAGGCCTTTCAGCTTCGGGTCCGAAACCGTCCTGCTGCTGAGCCGCGTTCAGAGGCCCTGGTTGTGTTGGGGACTCACGCACCCCTGGGTCCCAGTCCCTGCTGTGACTCTCGCTCACACTACCAGCTAGCCCCCTAGAGCCCCACCCTTCAGTGGCTGTTCTGCATGTCTGTAATTACTCTGAACTCCTGCAGCTCGTTCAGCCCCCATACTGCTGCCTCACCGTGAGGTCGCACCCGGCATCAGTGCCTGACACAGTCCTGCCAGTAGGGATGTGCTCTGTATCTGTCACCTACTCCAGCTATATGAATATTACTGGTGGTGATGGAGAGGGGTAGATTATCAATCAGCGCTGAtgctaataattgcttacacttatatagcgcttttctggacactccactcaaaacgctttacaggtaatggggactcccctccaccaccaccaccaatgatgcgacggcagccatagtgcgccagaacgctcaccacacaccagctctcagtggggaggagagcagagtaatgtagccaatccATAgaggggggattattaggaggccatgattagtaagggccaattggaaatttggccaggacgccagggttacacccctactcttttcgagaagcgccctgggatttttaatgaccacagagagtcaggacctcggttttacgtctcatccgaaggacggcgcctgtttacagtatagtgtccccgtcactatactggggcattaggacccacatggacctcagggtgagcgcccccgactggccccactaacacctcttctagcagcaaccttagtctttcccaggaggtctcccatccaggtactgaccaggctcacacctgcttagcttcagtgggttgccagttgtgagttgcagggtgatatggctgctaccATGCCTATTACTAGCAAAACTAGGAAATCAGCGCTTTCTCACACAAAGATGGACTGATGCATAGAGTATTAGACATAAGAGCACTTATAAACTCTGAGGGGAGACTGCTCGGCCTCATCACGCCCGTGAGGTAGTTAATGGTCAGAGACAGGGCTGCACCCAACAACCACATTCCTCCGCGAAAACAAGCacctcctgttctcggttttcAAAGTGTACCTCTATCCAGACCATTGTATCCTATGCACTGAACACCTTCAAGGAAAATCCAATGTCCCATTTTGAAACCTGGATATTTTTATTACCGCTTTCACGGGACGCGACCTCTGCACACACAATCCAGCACAGCTAGCTCAGCGCCCAAGTGCGCTGCCATGACGACCAGGCATGTTCCGAGCCGTCCAACCAATCCGCATGATCGGACGGTCCTCTCGTGCCACTCTCACCGCCTGTTCTGCACTCTGGTTGGGCAAACCTCTGGAAGGACCCGCCCATCCGGAGGCGTGCCAAGGTAAAGAGGAAGAGCGGCTGCCTCTTCGCTCTGACTGGCTAATTCCAGCTCGAACAACCTTCTTGCAGCACATAATTGGTGCAAATAATTGTCAGTCCACAAAGTTCCTGTCTGATTGGACAACATACTCGGGGCCTCGGCGTGAGGAGGCGTTCCCCCAGTGTGCCGAGAGAAATTAATTTAGTGCGGTAAGCGcagggcaaggagagaggcggTTGAGACAGTTTATACATTTCTGTTAACATTGCCGAGAGAGAAGAAGAGACATTCGGTCATTAAACTGCGGTCATCATACGGTGAGTTCACATTGTGCTAGTCATAACGTCACTTATTGCTCAAACAGCAGAAGGGAAAGGACTCGTTATGTTTATCAAGTACAGTAGCGAAGATACACACTGAGCCAGATATGTTGGTGGTTAAACAGAATCGGTTTCTCCACTGCGGCTGACTGGACAGAGACACACGAATACGAGGTAGGTGAACGCATAGACAGAGCTAGGATAGCATTTGGGATATTTTTCTTAAGGATGAATATGAGTAGCAGGTTGATAACAGCTAACGGATGGAGGTGAAGTGAACGAGTTTTGGCGGATCTGCAGAATGGCTCTTTAAACGAGGTGCTTTAGGCTCATGTAATGATCTCTCGGGAGAAGGCCTGTTTCATCCACGAACTGGACCATAAAGACAAGGCGGTGAAGCTCATGTCGTATGTCCAGAGGCGACCCTAGAGTGGGCTGATTCCCTGTGGCTGCACAAGGACAAAGTTCCTCAGTCTGTCACAGTTCCAGATTGGGCTGGAGTAGTGCGCAGGAGCACACTGGTTACCAGACAACCAGGATTAGGCTACCATTTGCTAACTACTGGACAGTGTCCTTGATCCCACGGTTAGTCCCATGGGAACACCCCAGTGCCGGTGATGCTGTGCCAGGCTGCTGCGACACCGGTTCTCCGGGCCCCAGTGTCTGCTGGGCCTCGGTCCGGCTCagctctccctgtctctcccggACCCTTGGCTGAGTGGATCATGCAATCAGGAGCTCGTACTGGAAGACGCGGAGTCATCTGGCAGGGCTGCTGGGGAGGATGACTGGCTTGTTGCAGGAACACGGGGctccagcagaagcagcagagcTGGGTGTGCTTTGCACTGAGgatctccccctctccccctctccccctgtcccATGTCCACAGGTCATGGAGAAGGCGGGGCCGGAGCACCCATATTGGCCGCGGGACCTGTCCGTTCCGGGATACACGCCCAACGACCGCTCGGTGGCCGAGATCCTGGCGTTCCTGTTCTCGGTGTCGGGGGTGCTGCTGGTGGGCACCTGGTGGGCGACGGGCCGGGCCGGGGGACTGAGCGGCGGGCGCAGGCTGGCGCTGTGCTGGTTCGCGGTGTGCGGCTTCGTTCACGGCGTCATCGAGGGCTGGTTCAGCCTGAACTACCGCAGCCTGCCCTCGGACCAGTCCTTCCTGTCCCAGCTGTGTGAGTGCAGCCCTGCCGGGCCTCTCATGATCCACCACACTCTGACTGCAGCTCTCGCCTGCTCATTCCTCTTCTCTTCTGATGTGTTTCAGGGAAAGAATATTCTAAAGGAGACAGCAGATACATCATGTAAGTTATATGTTTTGCTTGGTGTGAATTTCTGGCCCCGGTGTTTGTGTGTCGTGGTCATGTCGGGCTCTGCTGACTGTAGCCCTCCAGTCTCGTTTTGGTTCGAAACAACAGCTGTACGTAGGTCCAAGCTTGGTTCTGGACGGTCCCCCTGCACCGGGACAGCTCTCCCGACGGGACCCTGCTCTCTATAGGCAATCTGAGcatgagctgctgctgctgcatcaGAAGGGAGACCTATAGATTCATTCCCCTTGTCTGTGCAGGTGTCTTCAGAAGAAACTGCAGAGCAGAATGTCCCTCCTGGGATTTTTTAGTAATTCTGGGATCCCACACATGACCCAGTGACCGAAAGCGTTGTGGTGTTAGTCTTCACACCCCTGTTGTGCTTCGAACAGACCTCTTTATCCCAGTTGAAGATTTTGGATATCTGTTTCAGTCAGAAGGCACCAGTGCTTTGGCAGCCTGTGTCTTTCCCAGTGTTAAGGGCCCTGCTTCACAGCTGCCTCCCTGTGTCTCCCCGTGTCCCGCAGAGCCGATAACTTCACGGTGTGCATGGAGACGATCACGGCCTGGGCCTGGGGTCCGCTCAGCGTCTGGACAGTCCTGGCCTTCGTCTCCAGCCAGCCGTATCGCTTCGTACTGCAGCTCATCGTCTCTCTGGGTAAGACTGGGATCTGCAGCTTGAGCCACggcctcctctctctgctcctgtcgcccagcctcctctctctgcttcTCCAGTGTGCATTTAGTAGTAAGAACGTAGATCACGTCCAaagatttctttttaataagGGAAAAGTCCCAAGGAACTATCATCAAACCCCCATGGATCCTTAACTTGTAAAGATTTGTAATGATAATAACGTAATTTAAacagcattttgtatttaaaacgcTGTCATGCTCTGGGATGTAAATTGAGAACAGGAATTCATCAGCATGCCAGCAGCATCTGAAACGGTTTTTGCTCGACCCCTGTGCTGCAGGTCAGCTGTACGGCGACGTGCTGTATTTCTACACGGAGTACCGCGACGGCTTCTCTCACAGCCAGCTGGGACACCCCCTGTATTTCTGGTTCTACTTCGTCTCCATGAACGCGCTGTGGATCGTCATTCCCTGCCTGCTCATCCTGGACGCCTGGCGGCACCTCAGTGTGGCTCAGGCCCTGTCGGACCGGGCCGGGGGAGCCCGCGGACGGCCCAAGAGAGAGTAGTGGAGGGGCCGCGGTGACGCAGCACAGCGGTGTCACGCCGGGGCTGGACTCCGTTCCCTGTCCCCCTGCGGAGACAGCTGGTCATATAACTAATCCAGATGAACAGGTTGTCTCTGATAGAAGATACCAGTAAACACTGAGGGAGTAGCTCAGGGCTGAAAGTTAACCATTCCGTCACAAAACAATGATTTCTGAGCGTCTGAAAGGGGGGTCGATTGTCTCTCTTTATATTGTGTCATGTgagactactgtatatttcagatgATGCAGAAAACACTGTGTGCTGTTATCTGAAGGTCTTTCCAGATGTTTAGCCTTGAGATGTGAGCGCCTGTGATCTGATTCCCCAGTGAGTGAACAAGACTGTGCGACACTGTATTTCCTCCCCTTCTGGACTTCCTGCCTGCCACCACGTTCCCCAGAAGCTGCTTTGTTAAATGATGAGTTGGCAGAAATCCCCATGAGAGTCAGCAATCTGTGCTCTGAGCCCTTGGCTAAAGGAGATGTCACAGCTGAAGAATAAGGTGAATGAAATGGGAAATAACCTGTGTGCACAAACCGTCATCTCCCGGCACAGGGAGACGCAGTGCTGTCCTCTCTGgtggtgtctgtctg
This genomic window from Lepisosteus oculatus isolate fLepOcu1 chromosome 2, fLepOcu1.hap2, whole genome shotgun sequence contains:
- the ebp gene encoding 3-beta-hydroxysteroid-Delta(8),Delta(7)-isomerase gives rise to the protein MEKAGPEHPYWPRDLSVPGYTPNDRSVAEILAFLFSVSGVLLVGTWWATGRAGGLSGGRRLALCWFAVCGFVHGVIEGWFSLNYRSLPSDQSFLSQLWKEYSKGDSRYIIADNFTVCMETITAWAWGPLSVWTVLAFVSSQPYRFVLQLIVSLGQLYGDVLYFYTEYRDGFSHSQLGHPLYFWFYFVSMNALWIVIPCLLILDAWRHLSVAQALSDRAGGARGRPKRE